In Choloepus didactylus isolate mChoDid1 chromosome 18, mChoDid1.pri, whole genome shotgun sequence, a single genomic region encodes these proteins:
- the PRR15L gene encoding proline-rich protein 15-like protein: protein MTDVGWWKLTFLRKKKSTPKVLYELPDTYAQTEGGTEPPRPEGGGPSSDFNTRLEKIVDKSTKGKHVKVSNSGRFKEKKKVRATLAENPNLFDDKEDKGQ from the coding sequence ATGACTGACGTTGGTTGGTGGAAACTAACCTTTCTCCGAAAAAAGAAATCCACTCCCAAGGTGCTGTATGAGCTCCCAGACACCTATGCCCAAACAGAGGGGGGCACAGAGCCCCCACGGCCCGAGGGAGGCGGCCCCAGCAGTGACTTTAACACCCGCCTGGAGAAGATTGTGGACAAGAGTACAAAGGGCAAGCATGTCAAAGTTTCCAACTCAGGCCGattcaaggagaagaaaaaagtccGTGCCACGCTGGCAGAGAACCCTAACCTCTTCGATGACAAGGAGGACAAAGGACAGTGA